ATCTATGGAAGCCAGTTTCTTTGACAGCATAGTGTTCCTCCCTTAATCCTGCAAGGATTTGTAATAGAGCATACAGTGGCAGAATCCCTCAAAGCCCGGATCTGCAATTTGATCCTTAAACTCCTGGCACATACATTTGGTTGCCTCTGTGCGTTCTCTGCGGCAGGGACAGTATCCGCCGGTGCGCTTGAGTCCTTCCCGGATGGTATTGACAATCTCCTGATCGGGATTGAGCTTGATTTTCATGTTCGCCACCTCTTTCTTTATCGTGGCTTTATCATACCGCATGGCAAAGCATTTTTCTGTGACGAGGTCACATTACGGAAATTTTTGTACAAACCCAAAAGAGCTGTGAAGCAGTATGTAAGATACCGCTTCACAGCTCTTTATTTATAGGTCCTGTTGTACTTCTTTACTCAGCCGCAGAAAACTGATCTTTGCCAACTGAACATAAGGGGCATTCAAAATCATCCGGAATATCCTTCCATTTTGTACCCGGTGCAATGCCGCCTTCCGGATAGCCCTTTTCTTCATCGTATTCCCAACCACACACATCACATACATATTTCATAATGAAATTCTCCTTTGATGTTTTTTATTTCGCACACAACATTAGCCCGACTTTATCGTCATCAGAAACAATAACGATTCCTATCTTACTCAAAGAATATCCACAGCTTCCGCTTGTTTTACTCTCTTTGTTTTCTTATTCCCTGAAATCATTTTATGACCCGTATATACTGCCATAACCATGCAGATCAAGGAACTAAGCGCAAGGTACTTATGCGTTGTTTTTGAGCCTTTATATCCAGTGCAAAAAGTTCCAAACATGGTAATTACCGCTCCGATTGACCAATATTTATGTGCTTTCATGACTTGTTTGCCTCCTGCCTGCAATACATGACATTCAGTTCTCTATGTCGGTTCTAAGATACCATGCGCGGAACGATCACGCTTTCCACAGACTGTGGAGGTTGCAGTAGGCGTAGACCGCCTCGACCTCGTCGCCCTCGCAGAGAGCGAAGCAGACCTCCGGCTTTTCGCCGGGATGCAGTTCCTTACGCTGGTTGCCCTGCTTGGTGTGGAGGGACACCCACTCGATGTAGTGCTCCGGCAGCATGGGATGCTCCACGGAGCCGACCTTGACATGGACGATGCCGTTTTCCACAGTCCAGACCGGGACGTGCTTCTCCACGGCGGCGTCGGTGGTGCCGGGGATGATCTCGCTCATCGGCTCACCGCAACAGATGACGGGAACGCCCGTGTCCTTGACCTTGGCAATGATGTTGCCGCAATGCTTGCAAATGTAAAACTTCTGCTCCATGATTCGTTCTCCTTTTCTCTTTAATAGTTTTCCGCGTGAATTTCAAAGTAGCTCTGGGGATGGTTGCAGGTCGGGCAGACCTCCGGGGCCTTCTCGCCCACGACGATGTGACCGCAGTTGCGGCACTCCCACACCTTGACCTCGCTCTTGGCGAAGACCTCCGCCATCTCCACATTGTGCAGCAGGGCACGGTAGCGCTCCTCATGGTGCTTTTCAATGGTGGCTACCAGGCGGAAACGCTGGGCCAGTTCATGGAAACCTTCCTCATCGGCGGTTTTGGCAAAGCCGTCGTACATATCCGTCCACTCGTAGTTCTCGCCCTCAGCGGCGGCGAGAAGATTTTCAGCAGTGTCGCCAATGCCGTTCAGCTCTTTGAACCACAGCTTGGCGTGTTCCTTCTCATTATCAGCGGTTTTGAGGAACAACGCCGCGATCTGCTCGTAGCCTTCCTTCTTGGCCTTGGATGCAAAATAGGTGTACTTGTTGCGTGCCTCGGACTCACCGGCAAAGGCAGTCATCAGGTTTTTTCGGTTTGAGTACCTGCGTATTTTGTTTCTTTCATGGTCGATGCTCCTTTCAGTTTTTTCTGCTCACATTATAATACGGATTCGTGTTAAAAACAATATTTTCATTTTAAGTGATTCAATCCGCCTGTATCCCGCAGCGTGATTGCGCCTCGTCTTAGCTCCACCAGTCCGTCCTCCGAGAAGCTTTTGAGCATCCGTGCCACCGCCTCCCGCGCCGAGCTGATGTGCTGGGCGATCCGCTCATGGGTCATGCGTATGGTATCGGAGCCGGTACGCTCCGCTTCGGCAAGAAGAAATTCTGCCAGCCGCCGATCCAAACCCTTGAACATGATCTGCTGCATCGCCCACATCACATCAGAGAACCGCTTCGTTGCCAACTCATAGAGGAAGCAGCGGACATATAGATTTTTCCCCTTGAGCGCAGCAATGACATTTGCGGGGATAACCAGAACCTCCGTATCCATTCCCGCGGTCATTTGCGTATCAAAGGTGATCTGACTGATTACACAGGAGGCAGAAAGCACGCATAATTCGCCCGGATACAGGCGGAACAGCGTTACCTCCCGCCCCTCCTCGGAGAGAAGATAGGTGCGAATCTCGCCGGAAAGGACGAACAGCATTCCAAGACATTCGTTGTCGCTGCTGCGTACGAATGCACCCCTTTCATAATGACGGACAAAGGCACTTCGGCGTAGCGTTTCCATTTCATGTTCGGTCAAGGATGACCAGAACGGAAGTTGTGTCAGTGTGCGTTCCATATCAGTGGCAGCTATGCTTGCCGCAGCCGTGGTCACCGCAGGTGTGACCAGCTTCGCCGTGCGCATGGTCATGGTGGTCACAGTGAACATTGGGATCGTAGCCCAGATTTCCGCTGAGCAATGCGCTCACCGCTGCGTCAGCGTCCCCGCTGACACCGCCGTAGAGCTTGATGCCCGCTTCGGCCAGAGCCGCCTGCGCACCGCTGCCGATGCCTCCGCAAATCAAAGTGTCCACACCGTGCTGCATCAGGAAACCTGCCAGTGCGCCGTGACCGCTGCCGTTGGTATCAACAACTTCCGCATGGATGACTTTGCCGTCCGCTGCTTCATAAAGCTTGAACTGTTCGGTGTGGCCGAAATGCTGAAAAATTTGACCGTTTTCATAGGTGACTGCAATTTTCATAATGGAATCTCCTTTGCATTTTTTGTTGGATTTTTCTGTGTTGGCTCTCTGCATCCGGCCGCAGCGGCCGCAGCGGGTCGCCTCCTGCCCTCCGCAGATGCGGTAGTTTCCCCCGGTGATGTGCAGCGGTTTCCCGTGGACAAGGCACGCTGCGATCTTGCGCCGTGCGCTTTCGTAAATCTCCTGCACGGTAGAGCGTGAAATGTCCATTTGCGCGGCACACTGCTCGTGGGTTTGCCGCTCCAGGTCAACCAACCGAATGACCTCGTATTCGTCCAGCGTCAGCAGGATCGGCTCGGTATCCTTGCACCCGTTGGGGCAGAATGTATCGACCTGTGGTGCTCCACAAATCCGACGGCACCGTGGCGGTCTTGGCATGAACACGCCCCCTTTGTTTTCGGTATATACCGATTATAACGCTTTAGACAGGAAAAAGCAATATTCTTTTCAAAAGCCGCTGCAATTTCTATCCTCATGTAGATGTTGGCTGATAGTCGGAGTCGAAAGCAACATGTGAGCTATCCTCAAGTTAGATACTTCACGAAAAGAAGCGACGCCTGAACGAGTGCCCGTGGCACTCGTTTTTTTGTTGCAATGCAATGCGGGTTAAAACATTTTTGATACGCTATAAACAAACACAATTCGTGCGTGATCGAATTACTCAGCTGAGATTAAAAAAGGGTGTCTCTGAATATCAAATGAGTTATGATCTCGGGCATAGCAGAAGCTATGTTTATAACATATCCTCTGGCAAATCGTTGCCACCTATGGCAGAGTTTCTTCAAATCTGCAACTATTTTGATATTACACCAAGCCAATTCTTCGATGAATCCGAAGAAAATCCCGCACTCCTGCAAACGGCCATTGAAGAATTGCGAAAGCTGAATGACGATGACTTAATGCTCATCATCGGCAATATTCGTCGGCTGACCCGTGAGTGACCATTCCCTGAAATAACATATTTGTAAGTACAGAGAAACCGCAAGGCATCGGTGTATAATCCATGCCTTGCGGGATTTTGCTTTATAGAGGTGATTTGCATTGAAACCTGAGAGAAAAACAATTTGCAGTTCTAACTCTGGGTAATACGCCGGAATTGCATAGTATATCACCACAAAGTACACATCATTTAATTACCATATACCATACTGATGAGTTCTACAAGGATAATCAAATGAGGTGTAAACTAATGACATAGTAGGTGGTATATATGTTCAATGCACAAAACCGAATCCGGCAGCTGATGGTCGAGCGTGGATGGACTATTTATCGATTAGCGCAGGAATCCGGCCTGTCGCAGACAACGATCAGCAATATCTTCAAAAGAAATAATCAACCATCCCTGCCAACGGTAAATGCGATTTGTGACGCTTGCGGGATTACACTGGCGCAGTTCTTTACGGAGAACGATACGGCAAATTCACCTAACACCAAGAGTGAATTAGATGATAGTGTTGCGGCTCTCAAGGAGGATCAGCGCGAGGCGCTTGCTGCATTCATCAAGACAATCGTATAGTACATAACCGCTCAGCCATACTGTGCGGCTCACAGCAGAGGCTGCCCGAGTTACATTGGACAGTCTCTGTATTTTTTTACAGATCAAAGGAGGCGTATCCATGAGCAACGAAATCATGCAGGAAAACACACCATTTTTGGAATGCAGTGCATTCCACCGTGGGATGAGCGTGTTGGAGGCCAGTCTGCGAAACACCGAGGATTCAGACGCTATCATCAGTGGCCTTCTGAAAGGTGCAGCTGAGTTTTATGGCGCATCAAGAGCCTCTGTGGTGGAAGCTGACTGGGATCTGGGAATCGGCGTCATTACCTACGAATGGTGCAAAGATGGTGTGCCGGCGCAAAGGGATATGCTCCAGTGCCTGCCCATGGAGAAGTCCCCGAGATGGAGGAAAGCACTTCGGGCCAATAAACCGGTCGTGATTTCTGACTTGCAGAGATTAGAGAAAGTCTATCCAGATGAGGCAGCCTTCTTTCGGGAGTATGGGGTGACTACACTGCTGGCGGCACCATTCTCCAAACGGATTAATCAGGGATTCATTGCCGTGGACGATCCGACCCGCTACACGGATGACCCGGTTTTCCTATTCATCGCCTCCTATGCAGTGGTTGTGGAACTCAACGAAATCAAACAGCAGCAGTCCCTGTTGGCAGCAACAAAAGCCTCCAAATACAATCCGGAGGATGTCCATATCAATTTCTTTGGAGGTATGGAGATCATCAGCCCCAAGGGAACACTGACTGGAGAGGATATCAAGGCGGACCAGTGCTACCTGCTTCTGGCATATCTCATTCTGAACCACAAAAAGAATTTCACTGTTGACACACTGGCAGAGATCATCTGTCCATACGACGAACTCGATTCGCCATATAAGGTCGTCAATAATATCGTTTACCGCCTGCGGCGTACTCTTTCCGTCATCGGGCTCGACAAGCTGGTCATCGGGAAGAATGGTACATTCCAGATCAATCCCAACTTCAATATCCATACGGATTTCGACCGCTTTGAGGATGCCTGCATTCAGTTGAAAACAGAAGAAAACCCGGATATGCGGCATTCCCTCTACCACAGCGCAGTCGATATGTATAAAGGACAGTTACTCCCAAGATGTGAACATGAGCTGTGGCTGATGCAGTTGTCCATGTACTATCAGTCCCTGTACCTGCAGATTACCAAGGGATATGTCTGCCTGAAGATGGAGTGCAAGGATTATATTCTGGCGTAAAAGACGGCCATTGATGCTCTGCGCTTCGATCCGAAGGATAGCGAACTGAACATGTATGCGATCCTCGCCATGGGATTCCAAGGAAATCTCTCTATGGCGCAGACCTACTATACGGCGGCAAAGCCCTATCTGGCGTTAGAGCATGCCGAGGTCATCAAGAAGTATTTGCACATAAAATGAGAGCTGCTTAATGTCGCTCCGGAGGTTGTAGCAGAGGTTACGCAGTAGGTTGCTCCAGAGGTTACGGAGGAGGTCGTACAGGAGGCTGCGCAGCAGGTTGCAGCTGAGGTCATAGAAAAGTCATACAGCAGGTTGTCCAGCAGGTCACGGTTGAGGTTGCCCGCCCGTTATCATTGGTTATCGGATGCGTCCGATAGATGATGCGGGCGGGTGATTTTTTTGCTGTACAGGAGACGATATTACGCCGTTGGTCACCACAAGGCCGGTTTGCGCCCCTTGTGTACGGATCTGTACGGCCCTCCTGCGCCGCAGACAGCCCATCATTCTAATATTGCGTCCTGCTCCCGGAGCCATGGCGAGTGTTCTTATAGCATTTGAAAGGCTGTAAGAACACTCGCTTTTTATACAGCGAGTTCACAGGGGGCGTAGTTGACGACTACGCCTTTTCTTGTATTTACGGACACTTCCGGGATCGGCAGGGGCAGCACCGTTGGAATCTCAATCGTTCCGACGCAGTTATAGTGGATGCGAAGCCGCTGCTCCCATACGCCGTCGATCTTCTCAGCATTGAACACTTCGATCTTCTCAATCAGTTCGTTCAGCATCCTGGGCGTCAGTTTTCTCGCTCTGGTGTACTTGCGGACAAGACCGATAAACATATCCGTTGTCTTGGAACGGCTGCTCTGCTTCTCTATTTCGGAGCGGAGCTTTTTTATTTTCTCCGACAGTTCCTTTTGCTCGTCCTCATACCGCCGGGACATTTTTGCGAAGCGGTCATCAGAGAGTTTGCCGGAAACATTATCCTCATAGATACGTTCAAAGAGGCCGTCCAATTCTTCATCACGGGCAAGGAGCGTTTTCAGTTCCTTTTCCTTCAGCTTGCGGTCTGTCTGTTCCGCCTGCTGGGAATGACCGATCACCGCTTTTACAAATTCGTCCTCATAGCTTTTTCAGAATGCGGTATGCCTTATTAAAAGCGGTCAGCTCGTCCTTATGACTTTCGACATAGGCTTCCTTTCGGATTTTCCAGCCGATTTTGATATACTTGTCATGGACTGCTTTATGCTTTTCACAATCAGCAACGGCGGTCTGAATGGCGGTAATGGCTTTCATGCGGTTAGCGGCTTTCTGCATATCTTCACGAATGGCAGTAGCCTTTTCACTCACCCCTTGCAGGGCAATGTCCAAATCTTCCAGCGTGAAAAGCTCATGCCGTTGTAGATAGACGGTCGCTTGGGAAATGGTTTTCAAATCATCGGTCGTGCCTTTCTGCTGTCCGTATCTCGACCATTCGCTACGCTCTGCCTTTCGCAGATTCAGATAATCACGCAGTAGAACGGCAAGGTTCGGAGAAGCATTTTTCTTTTCCGCTTCATTTTCTGCAATGACTTCTTTGGTGGCTTCCAGAATGTCAGCAATCCAGTCACGCAGACTTTTGATAGTGCTGCGGATAGCGTTCATCATGCGGTTGGCGGCTTTAATGTCTCGGTTGAGATTGCCGATGTTGGTGGCAATGCCTTTTCGCTCCAACGCAGAGACAGCCGTTCCCATGTGGACTGTCGGGATAATGTCAAGTCCCTGTCTTTCATAGGAACGCATATCAATCCGTTCTGGACTTCCGGCAAGTTCCAGATATTTGTTCTGAACAATTTCCCAACCATGCCGCCATTCCTCGGCATGGTACTGTTCGTTCCAGTCAACGGTATCTTCCTTATGGCTTTTCCATCTGCCGGATGGGAGCTTGATACGCTCGCCGTTTTCGTCAAGGTCATAAACCTTGCGGCTCTTAGGCATCCATTTTCCATTTTCATCAATGGCTCGCATGGTCAGCATGAAATGGCAATGGGGATTGTGTCCCGGCGGATCGGGGTCATGGATTGCGAAATCACAACACATTCCCTTTGAAACAAACTGTTCCTCGCAGTATTCTTTGACCATCTGCGGTAACAGCTCCATCGGGACTTCTCTGGGCAGGGCGGCAACAAACCGTCTTGCAAGCTGTGAGTTCCATTGCTTTTCGATTTCTTCAACGGAGTTCCAGAGGGTTGCTCGGTCTGCATATTCGGGTGGAGCATTTGGGGGCAGCATGATTTCCGTATAGACCACTTCTTTTTTGCAAGTGTAATTCTTGGTTTTCTGGTCATACTCGGAAAACAGCTTTTCTCCGGCTTGGTAGGCAGCTCCGGCAACCGCAGAGTTGCCTTTGCTTCGCTGAGTGATTTTGATATTGAAGTGGGGTACTGGCAATTTGTGTGAACCTCCTTTCGGTGCAAAAAAATGACCGATACTTTTCAGCAGCGGTCAGGTGGTGGAATATAAACTTGCTGTCGGGGAATGATTGCTTGCAATCGTTTCCCGGCGGCAAGTCCACAAAGGGGTAGTTGGCAAAGCCAACGCAGGGGAAGTGTAGCTTCCCCTGTATGATTGGAGCAGACTGCGGAAATCATCAGCTCCCTGCAAGGGGCTTTCGGCAGAACGCAATGCACAACCTTTAGGTGGTGTATAATTGCGCCCTTTTTCCAAAAGGGTCTTTTAGCTCCCGTTCGGCTGCCCCAATTCCTTTCGGTTCGCAATCAGCAAATCCAA
The genomic region above belongs to Vescimonas coprocola and contains:
- a CDS encoding Crp/Fnr family transcriptional regulator; the encoded protein is MERTLTQLPFWSSLTEHEMETLRRSAFVRHYERGAFVRSSDNECLGMLFVLSGEIRTYLLSEEGREVTLFRLYPGELCVLSASCVISQITFDTQMTAGMDTEVLVIPANVIAALKGKNLYVRCFLYELATKRFSDVMWAMQQIMFKGLDRRLAEFLLAEAERTGSDTIRMTHERIAQHISSAREAVARMLKSFSEDGLVELRRGAITLRDTGGLNHLK
- a CDS encoding ferredoxin-thioredoxin reductase catalytic domain-containing protein, coding for MRYDKATIKKEVANMKIKLNPDQEIVNTIREGLKRTGGYCPCRRERTEATKCMCQEFKDQIADPGFEGFCHCMLYYKSLQD
- a CDS encoding helix-turn-helix domain-containing protein, with amino-acid sequence MRVKTFLIRYKQTQFVRDRITQLRLKKGVSEYQMSYDLGHSRSYVYNISSGKSLPPMAEFLQICNYFDITPSQFFDESEENPALLQTAIEELRKLNDDDLMLIIGNIRRLTRE
- a CDS encoding desulfoferrodoxin family protein gives rise to the protein MEQKFYICKHCGNIIAKVKDTGVPVICCGEPMSEIIPGTTDAAVEKHVPVWTVENGIVHVKVGSVEHPMLPEHYIEWVSLHTKQGNQRKELHPGEKPEVCFALCEGDEVEAVYAYCNLHSLWKA
- a CDS encoding DUF6219 family protein encodes the protein MKAHKYWSIGAVITMFGTFCTGYKGSKTTHKYLALSSLICMVMAVYTGHKMISGNKKTKRVKQAEAVDIL
- a CDS encoding rubredoxin; amino-acid sequence: MKYVCDVCGWEYDEEKGYPEGGIAPGTKWKDIPDDFECPLCSVGKDQFSAAE
- a CDS encoding DUF134 domain-containing protein: MPRPPRCRRICGAPQVDTFCPNGCKDTEPILLTLDEYEVIRLVDLERQTHEQCAAQMDISRSTVQEIYESARRKIAACLVHGKPLHITGGNYRICGGQEATRCGRCGRMQRANTEKSNKKCKGDSIMKIAVTYENGQIFQHFGHTEQFKLYEAADGKVIHAEVVDTNGSGHGALAGFLMQHGVDTLICGGIGSGAQAALAEAGIKLYGGVSGDADAAVSALLSGNLGYDPNVHCDHHDHAHGEAGHTCGDHGCGKHSCH
- a CDS encoding helix-turn-helix domain-containing protein; this encodes MFNAQNRIRQLMVERGWTIYRLAQESGLSQTTISNIFKRNNQPSLPTVNAICDACGITLAQFFTENDTANSPNTKSELDDSVAALKEDQREALAAFIKTIV
- a CDS encoding DUF4368 domain-containing protein → MIGHSQQAEQTDRKLKEKELKTLLARDEELDGLFERIYEDNVSGKLSDDRFAKMSRRYEDEQKELSEKIKKLRSEIEKQSSRSKTTDMFIGLVRKYTRARKLTPRMLNELIEKIEVFNAEKIDGVWEQRLRIHYNCVGTIEIPTVLPLPIPEVSVNTRKGVVVNYAPCELAV